The genomic window ATGGGTGCTCCCAGCATCTTCTACTTGGATTGCTCCTTTTGAATTGCAACTGACAGGTGATTAAGTTGATCCAGCAACTATTGTCTCGCATCTACCGACAACTTTCTGAAGTCCATGGATTAACTTGTTTCCTGTTGAACGTTTTTGTTAAATTAATGATTGCTTGTAATTTAGTCCCATTTTTGGGGAATGTCAACCCTTAAATTAAATTAATATTAAAAATATTTAATTTGATTAGTTCTTAATTTCTGGCTATAAGTAGAAAAGAAAACTATAATTTTGATAAATGATTTTTTTATGATGGGGTGAAGAATTGGACAATATAATTCAGGTCAAGAGCCTTAATTATCAATCTGGGGATCAGAGTATCCTCAAAAATATCAATTTGGAAATTGCACGGGATTCGTATACCACGTTTATTGGTCCGTCCGGTAGTGGGAAGAGTACCCTTATGCGGATCATTGCTGATATGATCACTGCTACGTCTGGACAAGTGATCTTTAATGGCAAAGATTTACACGAGTACGAACCAACTGCTTATCGCCAAAAGGTTTCTTATGCTTTTCAACAACCAACTCTGTTTGGAAAGACAGTTAAAGATAATCTGGAATTTCCTTACTTGGTCCGTAATCAAGAATTCGACCGTGCTAAAGTTGCCGACTATTTAGAAATGGTCAACCTGAACGAATCGTATATCGACAAGAGCGTCAATGATGTTTCTGGTGGAGAAAAGCAGCGGATTGCTTTGCTTCGTAATTTGATTTTTCCACCTGAAGTGTTGATTACTGACGAAGTCACAACGGGTCTAGATGTCGAAAACAAGTCTATTGTTAGACATTTGATCGACAAATTTAATCATGAGTATAACGTTACCGTTTTGCGTGTAACGCATGATGATACCGAAATTGCGGCTGCTAGTCATACCGTGACGATTGAAAATGGGGAGGTCAAAGATGTCTAATTTAACTGTTTCAAATACCACTTTGGCAATGGGATTTTTCTTAGTGTTGATTGCTTTAGGTGTCGGATACCGAGAAAAATTACATTTTAATAAAGATATTATTATTGGTGTTATTCGTGCCATCGTTCAGTTAACGATCGTTGGTTATATTTTGAAATTTGTTATCAGAGTTAACGACGTCTGGCTCACATTAGCGTGCTTTTTGATCATCGTGTTAAATGCTGGTTGGAACGCGGGTAAACGTGGTCAGGGAATTCCCAAAGCTATTCAAATTTCGATGTTTGCGATCATCGTCGATACGGTCATCACGGTCGGTTTTCTTGTCGTAACGGGGTCAATTAAATTTATCCCGGCTCAGATCGTGCCATTTACAGGGATGGTTGCCAGCAACATTATGGTCGCTATCGGTCTGTGTTTTAGAAATATGAAGCAAACCTTTAATGATCGCCATCAACAAGTTTTGGAAAAATTAGCTTTAGGGGCTGATATCAAATTAGCTTCCATTGATATTTTGCGCGATTCAATCAAATCTGGTGTTCAACCGACAATTGATTCAATTAAAACTTTAGGATTAGTTAGTTTGCCTGGTATGATGTCAGGTTTGATTTTTGCCGGAGTTGACCCAGTTAAAGCCATCAAGTACCAGATCTTAGTGGCATTTATGCTTCTAGGAAGTACTAGTTTAGGCTCGATAATTTCTTGTTATTTGGGTTACAAACAATTCTACAATGAGCAAAAACAGCTTAATGAGGAACTATTTTCATAACTTTGCATAAAATAGCCTACTATGTGGGCTGTTTTTTTTATATAATTGTTCTTAATAGGATGTGATGTAATGTGAAGTTAGCAGTCATAGAAATTGGATCTAACTCCATTAGAACATCAATTTATCGATCTTCGAAGAAGAATCGTTTCAAGACATTAGACCGCTGGCGAGAACCAGTAAGACTAGGCAAATCAATTGCCCAGAGTCGACTTTTAACTAATGATCAAATTGAGGAAACAATTGATGTTTTAAAGGAATTCCAGAATAGGATTCAAAGATTTGATGTGGATCGAATTAGTTTGATTGCTACCGCAGCTGTTCGACTAGCGAAGAATCAATCGCAATTGATCTTTGCAGTCATGAAAGAAACAGGCCTGCAACTTGAGGTCATCAACGAAAAAGAGGAAGCGTATTACGATTATGTCGCAGTTCGCAACACGATGCGGATCAAGGATTCCTTGATCGTCGACGTTGGTGGTGGTAGTAGTGAAATCAGTTTAGCCAAAAAGGGACGTCTAAAACAAGGATTGAGTATTCCTATCGGGGCAATCTCAATTTCGGACTTGTATTTGACAAGTGACCCAATCAAAGATTCAGAAGTACAAAAGGCTAGAGCAGCCATTAATGAACACTTAGCCACTTTAAGTTGGATGAAAACTCCAGCGACATTTGTTGGCCTAGGCGGTACGATGCGAGCATTGGCCAGCATTTTAAACCGCGAGGGCAAGAAAAAGAAAACCTTGCATAATTCAGTGATCTCGCGCGAGCAAGTTGATCAATTATTCAACCGTTTGCTTCATGCAACTAATGAAGAACGTAGCCAGATCAAAGAGTTGAGCGATGGTCGATATGAGGTTATTCTTGGTGGGATCTTGATCCTATCTGAGATCATCAAAAAAACCCCCTCTAAAGAAATTCGCTTTTCGAATTTCGGTGTTAGAGAAGGTTATGTATTTAATTACTTTTATAAAGCTAATAAATCTAGAGAGGCTAATTAAGCCCGACTAGGAATTACAAACCGGCAATGCGCAATCATGTGTCCGTTCATCTTGTGCAACAACTCGTTCATCCAAAAGCCTGATTGGATATCTAATTTTTCATCCAAAGCATAGGCCTTTAGAATGTAGTCATGAGTTTGATCTGAAGGATATGGTCCGTTGTAGCCATTCATTAATTCAGGCAAGTTGCCACTTAATAAAGGACTAGCCGAACTGTTCTTTCCCTGGATAATTTCGTCTGGTGCACTCTGGCTGAAGTTTTCTGGTAGACTAGGCATTGAAACCGGAATATTGGCAACTGTCCAATGGATCCATTCGAAACCACAAACTGGAATTGAACCAGGATCGGTAAACGTAAATGCTAAATATTTGGCGTCGCTAGGAATGTCTGCAAATTCAATGGGGAAACTGATAATTGGTTTCCCATTTTTAATTTGATCACCGCTGGCGTATTTGCCGTATTTATCGGCTAAAAGGCCGTTTTCGAGAGGTACTGATACTTTCATAAGTAAAGCTCCTTTCAGAGTTAAATGATTTTTGAGAGGTAATAGAATGGAAAAAATAAATATTGAAGATTTATCTGACAATATTGTAAAACAAATTGCGCAAATAGAGCAAACAAGTCACAAGTCAGTTGAAGTATTCAGCGACTTTGAAGACCAAACGATTTTGAACCTAGATCAAGCTAGTCACACGACTGACGACCAGACCATCAAGGTAGTCATTACTAATGAAAAATATGCCAACTTCGTATTGCTGCATGAGTTGTATCATATTGAACTAGAAATTTCTGATGAGCCTTCGATCAATGTCTCGGTTACTAGCCAAAAACCCGATGTTGACGGACGGATTTTATCAACTGCCAACTCAATTTTTGAAACTTTGG from Companilactobacillus sp. includes these protein-coding regions:
- a CDS encoding ABC transporter ATP-binding protein → MDNIIQVKSLNYQSGDQSILKNINLEIARDSYTTFIGPSGSGKSTLMRIIADMITATSGQVIFNGKDLHEYEPTAYRQKVSYAFQQPTLFGKTVKDNLEFPYLVRNQEFDRAKVADYLEMVNLNESYIDKSVNDVSGGEKQRIALLRNLIFPPEVLITDEVTTGLDVENKSIVRHLIDKFNHEYNVTVLRVTHDDTEIAAASHTVTIENGEVKDV
- a CDS encoding Ppx/GppA phosphatase family protein, whose protein sequence is MKLAVIEIGSNSIRTSIYRSSKKNRFKTLDRWREPVRLGKSIAQSRLLTNDQIEETIDVLKEFQNRIQRFDVDRISLIATAAVRLAKNQSQLIFAVMKETGLQLEVINEKEEAYYDYVAVRNTMRIKDSLIVDVGGGSSEISLAKKGRLKQGLSIPIGAISISDLYLTSDPIKDSEVQKARAAINEHLATLSWMKTPATFVGLGGTMRALASILNREGKKKKTLHNSVISREQVDQLFNRLLHATNEERSQIKELSDGRYEVILGGILILSEIIKKTPSKEIRFSNFGVREGYVFNYFYKANKSREAN
- a CDS encoding ABC transporter permease codes for the protein MSNLTVSNTTLAMGFFLVLIALGVGYREKLHFNKDIIIGVIRAIVQLTIVGYILKFVIRVNDVWLTLACFLIIVLNAGWNAGKRGQGIPKAIQISMFAIIVDTVITVGFLVVTGSIKFIPAQIVPFTGMVASNIMVAIGLCFRNMKQTFNDRHQQVLEKLALGADIKLASIDILRDSIKSGVQPTIDSIKTLGLVSLPGMMSGLIFAGVDPVKAIKYQILVAFMLLGSTSLGSIISCYLGYKQFYNEQKQLNEELFS
- a CDS encoding YbhB/YbcL family Raf kinase inhibitor-like protein, translating into MKVSVPLENGLLADKYGKYASGDQIKNGKPIISFPIEFADIPSDAKYLAFTFTDPGSIPVCGFEWIHWTVANIPVSMPSLPENFSQSAPDEIIQGKNSSASPLLSGNLPELMNGYNGPYPSDQTHDYILKAYALDEKLDIQSGFWMNELLHKMNGHMIAHCRFVIPSRA